The DNA segment GGGGCGCACACCTGAAATTCGGCGTCGTTCCCGACATCGCCGTGTTTGCAAAGGCTCTCGGCAACGGTCATCCTGTCGCAGCGGTCATCGGAACGCCGGAAGCCATGGAGGGCGCACATTCCTCCTTTATCAGCAGCACCTACTGGACCGAAAGCGCAGGACCCGCCGCCGCGCTCGCGACAGTCCGCGCGATGATGGACACCGATGTTCCCGGCCATATCGCCCGTGTGGGCGCGAAGGTGACCGGCTATTGGCGCGAATCGGCCCGCAGGCACGGTCTTCCGGTTGTTACAGGTGACGGCTACCCGTGCCTCGCCCATTTCAGGTTCGACCACGAACAATCCGAGGAACTGAGGACGCTGTACACCCAGTACATGCTTGAGAGAGGTTTTCTCGCGGGGACGGTCATTTATCCGACAATGGCCCATACCGATGATGTTGTCGAATCGTACGGCACCGCGATTGACGAGGTATTCGGCGAACTTGCCTCCGCGCTGAAGGCCGGAGATGTTGCCGCCCGTTTAAAAGGTCCGGTTGCGCACAGCGGATTCGGTCGGCTTACCTGAACATGAAGAATCAATAGAACCGGGCAGGTATCCATGAAAAAACTCACTGAAACCCAGGTGCGGCAGATCAAGGTGGCTGCGGAAGACCTCCTCGAAGATGTGGGATTTTCAGTCACTCACCGCGAAATCCAGCGCTGTGCACGGAAAGTCGGAGCGTATGTCGATAAGACGTGCGGCAGGATACAACTGCCACGGACGCTCCTGAGAGAGCTCCTCACCCATGTGCCTTCCCGTTACACCATCAGGGGATTGACGGGCAGCGAGGCAACAGTCGGAGACGGGACACCCCGCGGCCTTGCGATTGTCACCGATCCATGGATACTCGATTACAACACCGGACGTCTCCGGCGCCCCCGTCTGGAGGATGTGCGGCGACATACCATCATTGCCCGGAAACTCGCCTGTATCGATTCGATAAGCCGTATGGATTTCCCCGTCGTCGATGTCGATGGTCCCGCTTCATCGTGGCGGGCGCTCGAAGAACACCTCCTCCATCACACGAAGCACTACATGGTTATGCCCGCCGATATCGGGAGCTTTGAACGGTGGCTCGATATCGGGCGGATTCTTCTCCGTGGTGCAGAGCTCAAAGGGAGCGGGCTCCTGTCGGTCGGAGTCGCGGTTGTTTCCCCGCTTGTTCTCAATGACCTCAATGCCGAGCTCCTTATCCGGGCGTGCGGGCACGGTTTTGCCGTGGTTCCAACAGTCTGCCCCATGGCGGGAACGACATCACCGTACAGTATGGCGGCAACCCTCGCTCAGGGAAACGCCGAATGCATTTTCATTGCGGCGCTCGCTCAGATGCTCAATCCCGGCAACCCGGTTCTCCACACCTTCGGCCCGTCTGTCACCGATATGCAGTCCGGATATGACCGGTACTATACTCTTGACAAAGCGCTGTGGAAAATGGCCGGTGTTCAGATCGGACATGCGTACGGTATGCCCGCTGCCGCCGAATGCGGCGGTACGATGGCGGGACGATATGACCTCCAGAGCGGCGCGGAAGGAATGCTCTTCATGAAGGCTGCGCATGATTCGGGCGCCGATGTTCTCTCCGGGTTCGGTTCCTGCTGTAACGCGGTCGGCATGTCTGCGGAAATGATGCTTATCCAGACCGCCTGGCTCGAAGCGGCACGGTATCTCGGGCAGGGAATAGGATTTGACGATTTCAATCAGGGGCTGCATAGTTTAACAACCACCTGTCCCGGTGGGAATTATCTCACCGATGAGCTCACGCTGAAAAATTTACGGTCCTGCGAGTTCTTTTCGCACAGGCTGTTCGATTACGCCGGATGCGGGAGCGGGAGCGGCTCCATGCTCGCACGGGCGCATGAGATGGCAGAAGACATGGCGAGCGAGACCGAATCGCCTGTTCCGGGAGATATTCAGGAAAACCTGAGACGTTATTTTCACGATTTATACAGATCGATGGGAGCGTGATTACTGATTTTTCATAAAATGTTTACCATAAAGGCACCAAGGCACAAAGACACAAAAGAAAAGAGATTATTTTTCTATTTTGAGTCAGAACTGGCCGGTAAAAATATTGTATACCTTGTTATTTACAGCAGCACATGTTGTTACCATCATTAATCATGGAAACTCACCTCGCGTATAACATTTAGATAATACAGATGTTGATGGCGCTCCCCCTCTCTTGGAAAGAGAGGGGATTGAGGGGTGAGTTCGGGTGGAGAAAAGGGGTGAAAATCATATCCCAAACAATCCATATACCGGTAAAAAGCTCTATTTTTCAAGATTTTTTTCTTCACAATTTTACCGGACACTACTGATTTTGAGTAATTATCAATCGCCCACATCTAATCCGATCTATTCATGAATTATTATTGAACGCGGATTTTTTCTACAGTGGGCAACCACGGGGGGTTGCCCCTACAATAAAAAAACACGAACAATTATTTCGTCATGTATAATACTTTTTGTGCCTTCCTGCTGCAACGCAGCGCAGCGCGGCGAGTTTGGTGAAATATTTTCACGAATAATCCGGGTTAACACTGTCTATTCACAAATATAAATAGAACACGGGTTTTCGCGGATTTGAATTTTATATATCAATTGGTAGTAATGTCGACATGCAATTGTAACTAAAAATAGTATTAATAATATATTATGTTTCTTTGTGCCTTGGTGTCTTTGTGGTTAAGCATATTATCATGAATAATCAGGATTAAAAGATGTAAAAAAACAAATCTACGAAAATCCGCGTTCTATCAAATTGTTATTAATAAATCTGGTTACATGATTTTTTCATGCAATACCGAAAACAGGGAGGTCAGCAGAATGAAACGGTACTGTCGAAGTATTTCCGCGTTTTACGCGCTCGGTATGTTTCTGGGGATGTGCGCGAGTGGTTTATTGTCTGCCGAGACGCCGGTTTTCCGGGAAACCAGGGTTATCGGGAATGTGGAGAACATCGTCGCCGTGGACAATGTCTGCGCCTGGCCGAACCTGACTCTCATGCCTGATGGAACGATTATCGCGACAATCTTCAACAGGCCCTCCCACGGCCAGGAGGAAGGTAACGCCGTGTGTTATGCGAGTTCGGACGGTGGCAGGACATGGAAGTATGTCGGGACACCGGCGCCCAACGATCCCGGCACGAACCGCATGAACCTCGCGGCAGGTCTCGGTAATGACGGCTCGCTTGTCGTTCTCGTATCGGGATGGGGCGGCAAGGACTTCCGGGAATATATTCTCCCGGTCGCCGTGTGCCGTTCCGGCGATGGCGGTAAAACATGGGACAGGAACGGATCGTTCACGCTTCCCGAGGGTGAAACCTGCCTCATCCCCTTCGGCGACATTGTGCGGCTCGGCGGCAAAACCCTCGCTGCCACCGCGTACGGCTACCTGAACAGGCAGAGCAAGCCCGTCTATCTCCTCTACAGTTACGATGACGGGCGCACCTGGGGAGATGCCGTTCCGATGGGCAGGTTCGGCAACGGTCCCGGCGAATGGAACGACTTCAACGAGACCGCAGTCCTGAGAATCCGGCCCGACCGCTGGCTTGCCGCGCCGCGCACGAACAGAGTGGGCGATCTCCAGCTCATCGTGTCCGCAGACGAGGGCAGAACATGGAGCATCCCCGAAGCGCTGAAGGGCGGCGGCCTGACACGGCGAAGCGAACATCCCGCCCACCTGCTCCGTCTCAACGACGGGCGCATACTGCTCACATACGGTGTCCGGTGGGGCGTGCACGGCACCTGCGCGCGGGTAAGCGACGACGAGGGCAAAACATGGGGCGAGCCGATGATGATCGTGTACTACGGCGGCGGAGATGGCGGCTATCCGGCGAGCGTTCAACTCGGGGACGGCACCATAGTGACCGCATACTACTGCGATGCAAATAAAAATCACCCGCGCTACCACATGGGTGTGGCGCGCTGGAAACTGCCGTAGATCTTGACGGTATTCGATGCGATGCAGTGTAATGATTCGTTTATCATGTACGATGTACGATTTTAGATTTACGATTTTTTACTGAATTGACTTTTATAAATCGTACATTATTTTTGTTCAAATGTTATTCGGTTTGAAAATAATGCGTTCCCCCGTCGATGTCGTGATGGTGAAGCGTTCGCCGGTGAGGACGGTTTTCCCCTGTGCCCTCAGACAAACAGCGCCCTTTTTCCACGGTGATATCATGGTCAGCGGCTGACCGGCTTCGCTCGTGATTTCAATCCACTGAACACTGCCGCCGCTCATCCGGGCGCTCACGAGGAATGCGCCGACAGCACGGAGCGTTCTGAATTCGGCATCCTTATCCTTTTGCCAGTTCGGGAACAGGCGAAGCTCGCCGTTATAGCTCTGGAGCAGGCATTCGTCGATCACGAGCGGCAGTGAAAAGTTCTCGAACCAGTTCCCCATCAGTCCCATCCAGTCATAAGGAGTGCCGTTGGTGTAGCGGCCGTGAATCTGAAGCACCTTGTCGATGCAGGTGCCGTTCGGGATGAGGCAGTATTCGATCTGACGTTTGAACTTTTCCAGATCGAGAATTCCGAGCCGAGCCGCCTGGACATTGAGGAACACGAGCTCATTGCCGCCCTCGTTCTGCTGGTTGTTGAACGTGTTCACCGCGATTTTATACTCTTCAGGCGAAGAGTGAAGCCCGTGTTCTTCCCCGGGGAACACGGTCATGAGGCTTACGGGGACATTGTAGACCACTTCCGGGTTCTCGCCCTTGACCGAAACGAACACTTCGCCCCGCTGTGACCGCGCGGTCGGATAATCGGGGAAATGGGCAAGAATATCGCGGACATCGCTCATGAGCTCCCGTTCCTCCTGCCCGGATTCGAGAATTGTGCATGCCTCCAGATAGGCGTCGAACACAAACCGTGTCAGAGCCAGGTCGGCGATCGTGTCGTAATTCTTGTCGAATCCCGGCTGCAGACCGTACAATTCCGGCGGAACCGACGGGAACACATGGTACTTGTCATCACCCCACTGCGAACCGTGCGCTTCCGGGCGTTTCATGTAATCCACGAGGAAAAGAACCGCCTCCCTGATGACCGGGAACGCCCGTTTCCTCAGAAATTCGGTGTCCATGGTGTAGGTGTAATGCCACCAGAGGCTCTGCACCGACCACGGGGTTTCGAACACCTCCCAGCCCCATGTCGGGAGCGGATAGGGCATGATGCTCATCTCGACCGGATAGGCTGAATGGGGGAAAAACGCCCCGCGCATGTCGTAGTATTCCCGCGCCCATTTTTTGCTGACCGGGAGAAGAGTTCGCTCGACCATATCCACATAAGGAAGGTGCAAGTCGGCGTGGTTGCTCGAAAACGTCACCCAGAACGGCTGCTGGGTGTTGTAGTTCATGTGGTAGTCACCGTGCCACGCAGTACCGATATTCCTGAAGCTCCAGTTTGCAAAAAGACCCGGACATGTCACGCCGGGGCGGACGGAGCACCTCAGGAAATAGAGGTTGTGATACCATGTCCGTTCGAGGATGTCATCGTCGAGGACGACGCCCGACCTGCTCCAGAATTCGTTCCATGTCACCTGTGATTTCTTCGCCGCATCGTCGTATCGCGCCCGATCGGGCGAGGGCATATCGGCCGAATTGAGCCCGACCGCCGACGCGAGGCCGTCATCGAGTTGGACACACAGGAAAAACGGCTGTGTATGATCGATTAACCCTTCGGATGTTTTTGTCGATGAAGCCTGTCCGGGAATCCACGGGCCACCGTCCGGGTGAGTTTCGCTGTCGCCTGATGGCGGGATATGAGCAAAGGCTCTTCCGATCCCTGCGGTGAGGCAGAACGCCCGGTCTTTCGGGTGCGCCTTGTACGGTCTGGTTTCGGTTATCTCCTCGAACGGGAGAATCTGGCGGAATGAAAGGAGACCTCTGGTATCATACTTCAGCGAGGTGTATTCAGGCAGTTCTTTAGGAGTTTCCGGGTCTGGTGCGAGAGACATCGACACAAACGGCGACGCTGCGGGTTTCCCGGAATCGTCGACCATGCGGCCCCAGAGCCTGTCGGCGGTCATGTCGGTGAAGAGCTCGAACCTGACCCGTCTGCCGTCGACGAGGAAGTTAATCTCACACACTCCTGTGTCGATTGAAAGCCGGTGGCCTATGAGCTCCGCCTCACGGCGGTCGAACCAGAGGACAAGGGAGCCGCAGGGAAACGGCCGCGGATAGGGTTTGCGATAATTCTCCGCCATGATCTCGAGATAATCCCTGAACCAGGGTACACTCGACAGATCGGAGACCGTATCGGGTATGGCCTTCACTTTTTCGAAAAGTTCGCGGAAAGTACCGATCTTCTCCTTGTTGTTCTCCGCCAGCCGGATGTCCCACACATCATTGTGGCCGAAATAAATGACCACCGCATCGGGACGTGTCGTTACGATTGCGCCGAGACCGCCGTTGCCGAGGACTGCTCCCTCGAAAAAGTTGACCGCCGGACGGTCGGAAACGATCGGATGGAGTCCGGCACGCCCGGCAGGATCGACGGACGACAGGCCCTTTTCAGTCTGGGCGGTAATGTCATGTATCAGGATGCTCAGAAAACAAAAAGCAAGAACCGGAATACCGAATACTTTTCTCATGATGTCCGTCACCCCGTGTTAACAATAGTTCATCGATCCGGCACTATCGCGTAGGCTCTCACCGGACAGCCGTCCAGCCCTTTAAGCCTGAGCGGAACCGCGGAAAAGAATACACGCCCCTCGTCGAGTGCATCGAGGTTCGTGAGCTCCTCGACGATGATGATTCCGGCCGAGAGCAGTTTTTTATGGATTACCACGCCCTTTTTCGTATGGATGCTCGGCATTTCGACTCCGATGAGGGCAATCTTCC comes from the bacterium genome and includes:
- a CDS encoding aminotransferase class III-fold pyridoxal phosphate-dependent enzyme, whose translation is GAHLKFGVVPDIAVFAKALGNGHPVAAVIGTPEAMEGAHSSFISSTYWTESAGPAAALATVRAMMDTDVPGHIARVGAKVTGYWRESARRHGLPVVTGDGYPCLAHFRFDHEQSEELRTLYTQYMLERGFLAGTVIYPTMAHTDDVVESYGTAIDEVFGELASALKAGDVAARLKGPVAHSGFGRLT
- a CDS encoding trimethylamine methyltransferase family protein; this translates as MKKLTETQVRQIKVAAEDLLEDVGFSVTHREIQRCARKVGAYVDKTCGRIQLPRTLLRELLTHVPSRYTIRGLTGSEATVGDGTPRGLAIVTDPWILDYNTGRLRRPRLEDVRRHTIIARKLACIDSISRMDFPVVDVDGPASSWRALEEHLLHHTKHYMVMPADIGSFERWLDIGRILLRGAELKGSGLLSVGVAVVSPLVLNDLNAELLIRACGHGFAVVPTVCPMAGTTSPYSMAATLAQGNAECIFIAALAQMLNPGNPVLHTFGPSVTDMQSGYDRYYTLDKALWKMAGVQIGHAYGMPAAAECGGTMAGRYDLQSGAEGMLFMKAAHDSGADVLSGFGSCCNAVGMSAEMMLIQTAWLEAARYLGQGIGFDDFNQGLHSLTTTCPGGNYLTDELTLKNLRSCEFFSHRLFDYAGCGSGSGSMLARAHEMAEDMASETESPVPGDIQENLRRYFHDLYRSMGA
- a CDS encoding glycoside hydrolase, which gives rise to MKRYCRSISAFYALGMFLGMCASGLLSAETPVFRETRVIGNVENIVAVDNVCAWPNLTLMPDGTIIATIFNRPSHGQEEGNAVCYASSDGGRTWKYVGTPAPNDPGTNRMNLAAGLGNDGSLVVLVSGWGGKDFREYILPVAVCRSGDGGKTWDRNGSFTLPEGETCLIPFGDIVRLGGKTLAATAYGYLNRQSKPVYLLYSYDDGRTWGDAVPMGRFGNGPGEWNDFNETAVLRIRPDRWLAAPRTNRVGDLQLIVSADEGRTWSIPEALKGGGLTRRSEHPAHLLRLNDGRILLTYGVRWGVHGTCARVSDDEGKTWGEPMMIVYYGGGDGGYPASVQLGDGTIVTAYYCDANKNHPRYHMGVARWKLP
- a CDS encoding glycoside hydrolase family 95 protein, which gives rise to MRKVFGIPVLAFCFLSILIHDITAQTEKGLSSVDPAGRAGLHPIVSDRPAVNFFEGAVLGNGGLGAIVTTRPDAVVIYFGHNDVWDIRLAENNKEKIGTFRELFEKVKAIPDTVSDLSSVPWFRDYLEIMAENYRKPYPRPFPCGSLVLWFDRREAELIGHRLSIDTGVCEINFLVDGRRVRFELFTDMTADRLWGRMVDDSGKPAASPFVSMSLAPDPETPKELPEYTSLKYDTRGLLSFRQILPFEEITETRPYKAHPKDRAFCLTAGIGRAFAHIPPSGDSETHPDGGPWIPGQASSTKTSEGLIDHTQPFFLCVQLDDGLASAVGLNSADMPSPDRARYDDAAKKSQVTWNEFWSRSGVVLDDDILERTWYHNLYFLRCSVRPGVTCPGLFANWSFRNIGTAWHGDYHMNYNTQQPFWVTFSSNHADLHLPYVDMVERTLLPVSKKWAREYYDMRGAFFPHSAYPVEMSIMPYPLPTWGWEVFETPWSVQSLWWHYTYTMDTEFLRKRAFPVIREAVLFLVDYMKRPEAHGSQWGDDKYHVFPSVPPELYGLQPGFDKNYDTIADLALTRFVFDAYLEACTILESGQEERELMSDVRDILAHFPDYPTARSQRGEVFVSVKGENPEVVYNVPVSLMTVFPGEEHGLHSSPEEYKIAVNTFNNQQNEGGNELVFLNVQAARLGILDLEKFKRQIEYCLIPNGTCIDKVLQIHGRYTNGTPYDWMGLMGNWFENFSLPLVIDECLLQSYNGELRLFPNWQKDKDAEFRTLRAVGAFLVSARMSGGSVQWIEITSEAGQPLTMISPWKKGAVCLRAQGKTVLTGERFTITTSTGERIIFKPNNI